Proteins from one Candidatus Zixiibacteriota bacterium genomic window:
- the lnt gene encoding apolipoprotein N-acyltransferase → MLRSLSHFSPTISAALAGGLLALAFPPFPFGLLAYPAIACALWAVGIGGHPATISIRAMAWRGWVFGFVFHLGTLYWIGWVAIPGMLAMVIILALYVSAVFALCAYLQRALGAWAIWLFPVVWTAHEHLREWGALAFPWTNLSLTHAAYPALIQYADVTGDLGISFIIVLLGVSLHQIVDNVVAGRTRALVVNLVVFGLGFAVPYLYGRAALSGLKPVDTVRVAVLQGDIDSFRKWDEGFTDQSMAVYEAQTRTAAAHGAELIVWPETAAPIYLRADERYHRELRLLSQELTIPLLIGTLEFRRTQPEGYLRYNAAVALSNGHYAPDFHAKLHLVPFGEWIPFSDRFRVLDKLEVGGAHFTAGDRYVLFDHPKGPYAVAICYESAFPAIVRHFVDAGARFLVTITNDGWYGFSSGPAQHAAIAIFRSIETRCPMARAANTGISGFIDRAGLFHEATAQYVPDVRLHDLPLGPPDEKTFFVLHGMYWGQLCSLATAVLLVAAFAIRRRNP, encoded by the coding sequence GTGTTGCGCTCTCTCTCCCATTTCTCACCGACGATATCGGCCGCCCTGGCCGGCGGCCTTCTCGCACTGGCGTTCCCGCCCTTTCCATTCGGCTTGCTCGCTTATCCCGCCATCGCCTGTGCCCTCTGGGCCGTGGGGATCGGTGGCCATCCGGCGACCATCTCGATCCGCGCCATGGCCTGGCGCGGCTGGGTCTTCGGCTTCGTCTTCCATCTCGGCACCCTGTACTGGATCGGCTGGGTCGCCATCCCCGGGATGCTGGCGATGGTCATCATCCTGGCTTTGTATGTCTCGGCGGTCTTTGCTCTCTGTGCCTATTTGCAACGGGCGCTCGGCGCGTGGGCGATCTGGCTGTTCCCGGTCGTGTGGACTGCCCATGAGCACCTGCGTGAGTGGGGCGCGTTGGCCTTCCCGTGGACAAATTTGTCGCTCACGCATGCCGCCTATCCGGCGCTGATTCAATACGCCGACGTCACCGGCGACTTGGGGATCTCATTCATCATCGTGCTTCTTGGTGTTTCCCTCCACCAAATCGTGGACAATGTCGTCGCTGGACGGACCCGGGCACTCGTCGTGAACCTGGTGGTTTTCGGCCTCGGATTCGCAGTCCCGTATCTCTACGGACGTGCAGCGCTCTCTGGGCTGAAGCCCGTCGACACCGTCCGGGTCGCAGTTCTACAGGGAGACATCGACTCATTCCGCAAATGGGATGAAGGTTTTACCGACCAGTCGATGGCGGTGTATGAGGCACAGACCCGGACCGCTGCGGCCCATGGCGCCGAGCTGATCGTCTGGCCGGAAACCGCCGCCCCGATCTACCTCCGCGCCGACGAACGCTATCATCGCGAGCTGCGGCTTCTGTCTCAGGAACTCACCATACCGCTTCTGATCGGCACGCTGGAGTTTCGACGTACCCAGCCGGAGGGGTACTTGCGCTATAATGCCGCCGTGGCCCTGAGCAACGGACACTACGCCCCCGACTTCCATGCCAAGCTGCATCTGGTCCCTTTCGGCGAGTGGATCCCATTCTCGGATCGATTCCGTGTCCTCGACAAGCTCGAGGTCGGCGGGGCACATTTCACCGCCGGCGATCGGTATGTGCTCTTTGATCACCCGAAGGGACCGTACGCCGTCGCGATCTGCTACGAATCGGCCTTTCCCGCCATTGTCCGTCACTTTGTCGACGCTGGCGCGCGGTTTCTCGTCACGATTACAAACGATGGCTGGTACGGCTTTTCATCCGGCCCGGCGCAGCATGCGGCCATCGCGATCTTTCGCTCCATTGAAACCCGGTGCCCCATGGCACGGGCGGCCAACACCGGCATTTCGGGGTTCATCGACCGCGCCGGTCTCTTTCACGAAGCGACTGCGCAATATGTGCCCGATGTCCGTCTTCATGATTTGCCGCTTGGCCCGCCCGATGAGAAGACGTTCTTTGTGCTCCATGGCATGTACTGGGGCCAGCTTTGTTCGCTTGCGACTGCCGTTCTGCTCGTGGCGGCATTCGCCATCCGCCGCCGGAACCCTTGA
- a CDS encoding glycosyltransferase family 2 protein: protein MTVADVGVAIVTYNSAAEIGDCLAALTMASRAPLQIVVVDNASQDQTLSIVHATAPHVMVIPNSSNRYYAAASNQGIAAIDAPFVLLLNPDAAVPPGGVDALRQFLERHPDAAAVAPRLIGPDGRRQPSLRELPGLDTLWYDFTGLSVLFPRSRIFGRWRMGYFNGAQERIVPQPMASCLLVRREVFTEIGGFDESYPMFFNDVDWCRRTALAGLWIYYTPEVSVRHTGGAAVNRRKVRMIWMSHYAYFVYLHRLYATRPLMRALVWISAPALFASAIVRSVWWGPLRRMLVGRSSYRGGN from the coding sequence GTGACTGTGGCAGACGTCGGCGTCGCCATCGTGACCTACAACTCAGCCGCCGAGATCGGCGACTGCCTCGCGGCGCTGACTATGGCCTCCCGCGCGCCATTGCAGATCGTCGTTGTCGACAACGCCTCACAAGATCAAACGCTGTCGATTGTGCATGCCACGGCTCCGCATGTCATGGTGATTCCCAACAGCAGCAATCGCTACTATGCCGCCGCATCCAATCAGGGGATCGCCGCCATCGATGCCCCATTTGTGTTGCTGCTCAATCCCGACGCTGCCGTGCCTCCCGGAGGAGTCGATGCCCTGCGCCAATTCCTCGAACGTCATCCCGATGCGGCGGCGGTGGCGCCGCGCCTGATTGGCCCGGATGGACGGCGTCAGCCGTCACTGCGTGAGCTTCCCGGCCTCGACACGCTGTGGTATGATTTCACCGGTTTGTCCGTCCTCTTTCCCCGATCCCGCATCTTCGGTCGCTGGCGCATGGGCTACTTCAATGGTGCCCAGGAGCGTATCGTGCCGCAACCGATGGCCAGTTGCCTGCTCGTGCGACGAGAGGTCTTCACTGAGATCGGCGGATTCGATGAGAGCTACCCGATGTTCTTCAACGACGTCGACTGGTGCCGCCGCACCGCGCTGGCCGGTCTCTGGATCTACTACACACCCGAGGTTTCCGTTCGTCACACAGGCGGCGCCGCCGTCAACCGCCGCAAGGTCCGGATGATCTGGATGAGCCATTACGCGTACTTCGTCTACCTGCATCGCCTGTACGCGACACGTCCTCTGATGCGCGCGCTGGTCTGGATTTCCGCGCCCGCGCTCTTTGCGTCCGCGATCGTCCGAAGTGTCTGGTGGGGTCCGCTGCGGCGGATGCTCGTCGGTCGGTCGTCATACAGAGGAGGGAATTGA
- a CDS encoding glycosyltransferase, with the protein MSPSSATPSTRRPSVLIVSFYFPPSGMGGVQRALKFARYLPEFGWDVTVIAPWTSLSHQSDPSLLTELPDSMRIERVWAFDPALVFRRRGFVGGAGSIREASSWARRVREWLRWPDDKILFTAAALRRARRLHNERPFDVVWTTSPPPSMHRVGLALAPRIPWIADFRDPWLARDDDWGPTHWHARWAQRLRQRIVQTADRVVAVSIPMAAALDRDGARHSTEVIYNGYDEADFVSAARPRSWNGPFTILCPGTLSPHSDPRPIFAAVCELRARCPELDLQIRHVGTALGLNPTAIAADYGLASIFTDLGYREHSASVDGLLEADIVAISVSELAGFATNIPGRLFEALRSQRPLILFGPRDGAVGTLVGRLPGCWVVPHADVEAGAEALRAVLRHPRGVPARTRESIAVFDRRAQTRHLASLFQSVIAARSREAWT; encoded by the coding sequence ATGAGTCCAAGCAGCGCGACCCCAAGCACGCGACGTCCATCCGTGCTGATCGTGTCGTTCTACTTTCCACCTTCGGGAATGGGAGGCGTGCAGCGCGCGTTGAAGTTCGCCCGCTACCTGCCGGAGTTCGGCTGGGATGTGACCGTGATCGCACCGTGGACGTCGCTATCTCATCAGTCCGATCCTTCGTTGCTGACAGAGCTCCCTGACTCTATGAGAATCGAGCGCGTCTGGGCATTCGATCCCGCCCTCGTGTTCCGAAGACGCGGCTTCGTAGGTGGCGCCGGCTCAATCCGCGAAGCCTCATCATGGGCTCGGCGAGTACGGGAGTGGCTCCGCTGGCCCGACGACAAGATCCTGTTCACGGCGGCGGCGCTGCGTCGGGCACGACGTCTGCACAACGAACGTCCGTTCGACGTCGTTTGGACGACTTCACCGCCCCCATCGATGCATCGTGTCGGCTTGGCTCTGGCGCCACGAATCCCGTGGATCGCCGACTTCCGCGACCCGTGGCTGGCGCGCGATGATGATTGGGGGCCGACGCATTGGCATGCGCGTTGGGCTCAGCGCCTGCGTCAACGCATCGTACAAACGGCCGATCGCGTCGTGGCCGTCAGCATCCCGATGGCCGCGGCACTCGACCGTGACGGCGCCCGGCATTCGACGGAAGTGATCTACAATGGCTATGATGAGGCCGATTTCGTTTCGGCCGCCCGTCCGCGTTCCTGGAATGGGCCATTCACGATTCTGTGCCCCGGGACTCTCAGCCCCCATTCCGATCCGCGTCCGATCTTCGCGGCGGTATGCGAGTTGCGCGCACGATGCCCCGAGCTGGACTTACAGATTCGGCATGTCGGCACAGCCCTGGGATTGAATCCCACCGCCATCGCCGCCGACTACGGTCTTGCGTCCATCTTCACCGATCTGGGCTATCGTGAGCATTCCGCCAGTGTGGACGGATTGCTTGAAGCCGACATCGTCGCCATCTCGGTCAGCGAACTGGCGGGATTCGCGACAAACATACCGGGGCGGCTCTTCGAGGCGTTGCGCTCGCAGCGTCCCCTGATCCTCTTCGGCCCCAGGGATGGCGCCGTCGGGACGTTGGTCGGTCGACTCCCTGGATGTTGGGTTGTGCCCCATGCCGATGTGGAGGCCGGCGCCGAGGCGCTTCGGGCGGTGCTTCGCCATCCGCGGGGCGTCCCGGCGCGCACCCGCGAATCGATCGCGGTGTTCGACCGCCGCGCACAGACGCGACACCTGGCATCACTCTTTCAGAGTGTGATCGCAGCACGGTCTCGGGAGGCGTGGACGTGA
- a CDS encoding GNAT family N-acetyltransferase: MHWECRHPKQIPREQWLDWLTATSDPSPYLLPEWGLFWEAIWPDARAEAWVLSDDTGRAHAVIPVTRRRRLGWEMCHAQPFGTPCGPLTPNGHAHGEELGGFMLAAIGPRTVEFACHPDLGAPPGRWTKQTLRNDVWQLQLEGDISRPRRGYSESHRRNIRRGEELQPRLSDLESAADVTRLLSTWKDRGRPSRIVLVPQPAGAMMELFAPTGALRFRVAWVGDRPAAVAVFLVHRDHAVYVDGAFDREPRFQGVGHWLFAETLSALRREGVRVVNLGGGAAGDSGAGLAQFKHGWGAEPAAVHTAVYRRPWYHALHTLFRPRG, encoded by the coding sequence ATGCACTGGGAGTGCCGTCACCCGAAGCAGATACCCCGCGAGCAATGGCTCGATTGGCTCACTGCCACAAGCGATCCATCGCCGTATTTGCTCCCGGAGTGGGGGTTGTTTTGGGAGGCGATCTGGCCGGATGCCCGCGCCGAAGCTTGGGTGCTAAGCGACGACACCGGCCGTGCCCATGCGGTCATTCCCGTGACACGTCGGAGACGTCTCGGCTGGGAGATGTGCCACGCGCAGCCGTTCGGAACACCGTGTGGACCGCTCACGCCGAACGGTCATGCACACGGCGAAGAGCTCGGGGGGTTCATGTTGGCGGCGATTGGCCCGCGAACAGTCGAGTTTGCCTGTCATCCCGATCTCGGCGCGCCACCCGGCCGCTGGACAAAGCAGACGCTCCGCAATGACGTGTGGCAGCTTCAGTTGGAAGGCGACATCTCGCGCCCCCGGCGGGGATACTCGGAGTCGCATCGACGCAATATCCGCCGGGGAGAGGAACTGCAGCCCCGTCTCTCCGATCTGGAGAGTGCCGCGGATGTCACTCGCCTCCTGTCCACTTGGAAAGATCGAGGGAGGCCATCCCGGATTGTACTGGTGCCTCAACCGGCCGGTGCGATGATGGAACTGTTCGCACCAACCGGGGCGCTGCGCTTTCGCGTGGCCTGGGTTGGCGATCGCCCGGCAGCGGTAGCGGTCTTCTTGGTTCATCGCGACCACGCCGTGTATGTCGATGGTGCCTTTGATCGCGAGCCACGGTTTCAAGGGGTCGGCCACTGGCTCTTTGCCGAGACGTTGAGTGCTTTGCGTCGCGAAGGGGTTCGCGTGGTCAACTTGGGTGGCGGCGCGGCCGGCGACTCCGGCGCCGGCTTAGCGCAGTTCAAGCACGGCTGGGGTGCCGAGCCGGCGGCCGTTCACACAGCGGTCTACCGGCGCCCATGGTATCATGCCTTGCACACCCTCTTCAGGCCCCGCGGTTGA
- a CDS encoding glycosyltransferase family 4 protein codes for MSVPAGSARILILGEARVIHAQRWAAYFRQQGWTVRWLSFPPIPTGVHAEGLGSTALPRALAILRVIPRLRRIIGEFSPDITSALFLPDYGWLGALSGFHPLVVSAWGSDVLIAPEKSPLHRARIRSVIRRADHLFTDADVLSRRLQDLGASAADITVVPLGVSDEWLAAGESRPASVPPVLTVIQTRRLEPLYCVETFLVAAARLEATSPGRFRFVIVGDGSQRERLGRLAAQWKLDTRNLFLPMLPEEALRQQVGAADLYVSTAASDGTSVSLLEAMAAGCFPIVTDLAANREWIEPGVNGLLFPVGDDRALAQMIERAAADPVLRQQAQVHNRSLITERARWNDNMAVVEKAMRSTIERFQKR; via the coding sequence GTGTCTGTTCCTGCAGGATCGGCGAGAATACTGATTCTGGGCGAGGCCCGTGTCATCCACGCCCAGCGCTGGGCCGCATACTTCCGGCAACAGGGGTGGACGGTCCGATGGCTGTCGTTCCCGCCGATCCCCACCGGCGTCCACGCGGAGGGACTCGGCAGCACGGCGCTCCCACGTGCTCTTGCCATTCTGCGTGTCATCCCCCGTTTGCGACGGATCATTGGGGAGTTCTCGCCCGACATCACAAGCGCCCTGTTTCTCCCCGACTACGGCTGGTTGGGTGCCCTGTCCGGCTTCCATCCTCTGGTGGTCTCGGCGTGGGGTTCCGATGTGCTGATCGCACCGGAGAAGTCCCCTCTGCATCGGGCCCGCATCCGCTCGGTGATCCGTCGTGCCGACCACCTCTTCACCGATGCCGATGTCCTCTCCCGGCGACTGCAGGATTTGGGCGCCAGCGCGGCTGATATCACCGTGGTCCCTCTCGGCGTCAGTGATGAATGGCTTGCTGCTGGGGAGAGTCGGCCGGCGAGCGTTCCCCCGGTGCTCACTGTTATCCAAACCCGCCGTCTCGAACCGTTGTATTGCGTCGAGACGTTCCTTGTGGCCGCCGCACGCCTTGAAGCGACATCGCCGGGGAGGTTTCGCTTCGTCATTGTCGGTGACGGCTCCCAGCGTGAGCGCCTGGGGCGTCTGGCGGCGCAGTGGAAGCTCGACACGCGGAATCTGTTTCTGCCGATGCTCCCCGAAGAGGCGCTGCGACAGCAAGTGGGCGCGGCGGACCTGTATGTCTCCACCGCCGCCTCCGATGGCACCTCTGTTTCCCTTCTGGAGGCGATGGCCGCCGGATGTTTCCCGATCGTGACCGATCTGGCCGCCAACCGTGAGTGGATCGAGCCGGGGGTGAATGGTCTTCTGTTTCCGGTCGGCGATGATCGGGCACTGGCGCAGATGATCGAGCGCGCCGCCGCCGATCCGGTGCTGCGACAGCAGGCGCAAGTCCACAACCGGTCCCTGATCACCGAGCGCGCCCGCTGGAACGACAACATGGCCGTTGTCGAGAAGGCGATGCGATCAACCATCGAACGGTTTCAGAAGCGATGA